A section of the Fusarium falciforme chromosome 8, complete sequence genome encodes:
- a CDS encoding Protein-serine/threonine kinase, which translates to MSWKASERLMDTIRHYARFPATGVSLRQMVQFGEKPSVGTLFRASQFLAEELPIRLAHRVQELDELPDGLSEMPSVIKVKDWYAQSFEEITQLPRPELPQDVRTRLMKPSKTLGRQAFRLPPATPNPSIDEGESSGWGGLQNNGNGNGKKAVTRRYFAVVDDTGDWPADLHLYNQRFAQTLHDIKRRHDGVVTTMAQGILEYKRRRQRMQIDSTIQSFLDRFYMSRIGIRMLIGQHIALTDQSHHRDPTYVGIICTKTNVQDLAQEAIENARFVCEDHYGLFEAPKVQLVCNPSLNFMYVPGHLSHMLFETLKNSLRAVVETHGMDKQAFPVTKVIVAEGKEDITIKISDEGGGIPRSAIPLVWTYMYTTVDRTPSLDPDFDKSDFKAPMAGFGYGLPISRLYARYFGGDLKLISMEGYGTDVYLHLNRLSSSSEPLQ; encoded by the exons ATGTCGTGGAAGGCTTCAGAACGTCTGATGGACACCATCCGTCACTATGCCAGGTTTCCCGCCACTGGTGTCAGCTTGCGCCAGATGGTGCAGTTTGGCGAGAAGCCCTCGGTCG GAACCCTGTTCCGAGCTTCCCAATTCCTCGCCGAGGAGCTACCCATTCGCCTCGCCCACCGTGTACAAGAGCTTGACGAGCTCCCAGATGGTCTCAGTGAGATGCCCTCGGtgatcaaggtcaaggactgGTACGCCCAGTCTTTTGAG GAAATCACCCAACTCCCCCGGCCAGAGCTCCCTCAAGATGTACGCACCCGCCTCATGAAACCCAGCAAGACCCTCGGTCGACAGGCCTTCCGCCTCCCTCCCGCGACCCCCAATCCCTCAATTGACGAGGGTGAGTCCTCGGGCTGGGGAGGTCTCCAGAACAATGGAAACGGCAACGGAAAGAAGGCCGTGACGAGGCGTTACTTtgccgtcgtcgacgacaCGGGCGACTGGCCGGCCGACCTCCACCTCTACAACCAACGTTTCGCCCAGACTCTCCACGACATCAAGCGCCGTCATGATGGCGTCGTCACCACCATGGCCCAGGGTATTCTCGAGTACAAGCGACGTCGCCAGCGAATGCAGATCGACAGCACCATCCAGTCCTTCCTCGACCGCTTCTACATGTCTCGTATCGGTATTCGTATGCTCATCGGCCAACACATCGCCCTAACAGACCAGAGCCATCACCGCGATCCTACCTACGTCGGAATTATTTGCACAAAGACCAATGTCCAGGACCTCGCCCAGGAAGCCATTGAGAACGCCCGATTCGTCTGCGAAGACCACTACGGCCTCTTTGAAGCTCCCAAGGTCCAACTCGTCTGCAACCCCAGCCTCAACTTTATGTACGTTCCCGGTCACCTGTCGCACATGCTCTTCGAGACCCTCAAGAACTCGCTACGCGCCGTCGTCGAGACCCACGGAATGGACAAGCAGGCCTTCCCTGTGACAAAGGTTATTGTGgccgagggcaaggaggatATCACCATCAAGATTTCCGATGAGGGTGGCGGTATCCCTCGCAGCGCCATTCCTCTCGTCTGGACCTACATGTACACCACTGTCGACCGCACGCCGAGCCTGGACCCTGATTTCGACAAGAGCGACTTCAAGGCCCCAATGGCTGGATTCGGATACGGATTGCCCATCTCACGTCTATACGCTCGCTACTTTGGCGGAGATCTGAAGCTCATCAGCATGGAAGG TTACGGCACCGATGTCTACCTCCACCTGAACCGcctgtcctcgtcgtccgagcCCCTCCAATAG
- a CDS encoding Protein kinase domain-containing protein: MTVTNDLTHRSPSGHQLALEDRFEVLKEIGDGSFGSVVLGRVRTAGANVARRGTVVAIKTMKKTFESITPCLELREVVFLRTLPQHPHLVPALDIFLDPYSKKLHICMEYMEGNLYQLMKARDHKCLDNASVKSILFQIMQGLEHIHSHHFFHRDIKPENILVSTSSHSESSNSFRRYSALVTPPSTPPTYTVKIADFGLARETHSKLPYTTYVSTRWYRAPEVLLRAGEYSAPVDIWAVGAMAVEIATLKPLFPGGNEVDQVWRVCEIMGSPGNWYNKSGARVGGGDWREGTRLAGKLGFSFPKMAPHAMDTILQTPQWPTALSQFVTWCLMWDPKNRPTSSQALAHEYFLDAVDPMRPKSSASRILGRKQSDLGRSSKDSSTTPTSTKQSWFRKSLIGRSESSDLATVQAQVKDASAPRPAPVHTSSTTEVPSNAKPRPAAGKRTTWTNGPSNVAPMPILPTIRPISPVPDAVTARANNGYNDSYANGHGQGKTKKLGRQLSVASSTNNYTEMHRQQAERALNGNSGLASPPSGQKESFFSHLRKRARRFSGRHQTPVSPSYDDLEAQAGCGPWASNRSSMVIDQTQQQAPIPKSEVYESLDKALRDVQNNLDSRPPVPPAHQLSPTSNLKRHHSLPHHQARSVDNLIGAARGGPISSRTRRAQATHGVHQYEAPDEEDELLDEALTSTQRAMKRMEQNSSKPLRQSASNLGLMNPYPTPSPSASGNQVLFGDGNEAVTPRPLDLHKKSEGQYKWPTPPYEESEWAASAAASIWAAGNRF, translated from the exons ATGACTGTCACAAACGACTTGACTCATCGGAGTCCCTCGGGCCACCAGCTCGCCCTCGAGGACCGCTTTGAGGTTTTGAAGGAGATTGGCGATGGTAGCTTTGGTAGTGTCGTTCTTGGAAGGGTCCGGACAGCGGGTGCCAACGTTGCCCGCCGAGGGACTGTG GTTGCCATCAAGACTATGAAGAAGACCTTCGAGTCAATAACGCCCTGTCTGGAGCTCCGCGAGGTCGTCTTTCTCCGCACCCTCCCTCAACACCCTCACCTCGTCCCCGCCCTCGACATCTTCCTGGACCCCTACAGCAAGAAGCTGCACATCTGCATGGAGTACATGGAGGGCAACCTCTACCAGCTGATGAAGGCCCGCGACCACAAGTGCCTCGACAACGCCAGCGTCAAGAGCATCCTCTTCCAGATTATGCAGGGCCTCGAGCATATCCACTCCCATCACTTTTTCCACCGCGACATCAAGCCCGAAAACATCCTCGTCTCCACTTCCTCCCACAGTGAATCCAGCAACTCCTTCCGACGATATTCAGCTCTCGTGACGCCTCCTTCTACGCCTCCCACCTACACCGTCAAGATCGCCGACTTTGGTCTCGCTAGAGAGACACACTCGAAGCTTCCCTACACCACCTACGTTTCCACAAGATGGTACCGAGCCCCCGAGGTTCTCCTGCGAGCGGGAGAGTACTCTGCTCCCGTGGACATTTGGGCCGTTGGTGCCATGGCTGTTGAGATTGCCACTCTCAAGCCGCTGTTCCCCGGTGGAAACGAGGTCGACCAGGTATGGAGGGTATGCGAGATCATGGGCAGCCCTGGCAACTGGTACAACAAGTCGGGCGCTCGTGTTGGTGGAGGCGATTGGCGTGAGGGTACCAGACTCGCCGGCAAGCTGGGTTTCTCGTTCCCTAAGATGGCCCCTCATGCCATGGATACCATCCTCCAAACACCGCAGTGGCCCACCGCTCTGAGCCAGTTCGTCACCTGGTGTCTGATGTGGGATCCGAAGAATCGCCCGACCTCCTCTCAAGCTCTCGCTCACGAATACTTCCTCGACGCCGTCGATCCCATGCGCCCCAAGTCCTCCGCCTCTAGAATCCTCGGACGCAAGCAGTCTGACCTTGGCCGTAGCAGCAAGGACTCGTCTACTACCCCCACCTCCACAAAGCAATCTTGGTTCCGCAAGTCGCTCATCGGTCGCTCCGAGAGCTCCGACCTGGCCACCGTGCAAGCCCAGGTCAAGGATGCGTCTGCTCCTCGACCTGCTCCAGTACATACCTCATCGACTACCGAAGTGCCTTCAAACGCTAAGCCACGCCCAGCGGCCGGAAAGAGAACTACTTGGACCAACGGCCCCTCGAATGTCGCTCCCATGCCCATCCTACCCACGATCAGGCCCATCTCGCCGGTCCCCGATGCTGTAACTGCCCGAGCCAACAACGGTTACAACGACTCGTACGCTAATGGACATGGCCAGGGGAAGACCAAGAAACTTGGCCGGCAGCTCTCTGTCGCTTCGAGCACGAACAACTACACCGAGATGCACCGACAGCAAGCAGAGCGCGCCCTCAATGGAAATTCGGGCCTTGCGTCGCCACCCAGTGGTCAAAAAGAAAGCTTCTTTTCACACCTTAGAAAGCGTGCCAGACGCTTCTCAGGTCGACACCAGACACCCGTTTCCCCTTCATACGATGATCTGGAAGCTCAAGCTGGATGCGGCCCTTGGGCTAGCAACCGGTCGTCCATGGTTATTGACCAAACACAGCAGCAGGCTCCCATTCCCAAGTCAGAGGTCTATGAGTCCCTGGATAAAGCCTTGCGGGATGTCCAGAACAATCTCGACTCGCGTCCACCTGTACCGCCCGCCCATCAGCTATCGCCTACGAGCAACCTCAAGCGGCATCACTCGCTACCTCACCACCAAGCTAGGTCAGTCGACAACCTGATTGGTGCCGCCCGAGGTGGTCCCATCTCGAGCCGAACACGACGAGCACAGGCGACGCATGGTGTGCATCAGTATGAAGCccctgacgaggaggatgaactGTTGGACGAGGCCCTTACCTCTACCCAACGTGCGATGAAGCGCATGGAGCAGAACTCGAGCAAGCCTCTCCGCCAGTCGGCTAGCAACCTGGGTCTCATGAACCCATATCCAACCCCTTCGCCCTCGGCCAGTGGCAACCAAGTCCTCTTCGGTGATGGCAACGAGGCCGTCACTCCGAGGCCACTTGATCTACACAAGAAGTCCGAGGGCCAGTACAAGTGGCCAACGCCCCCTTATGAGGAGAGCGAGTGGGCGGCTTCAGCGGCGGCTAGCATCTGGGCAGCTGGCAACcgtttctaa
- a CDS encoding Stc1 domain-containing protein, protein MPNKNKGGYKPRAQGTTPTRFRCKVGGEWKPLADFSNNQQKNIKWQLENRENVDPAHCGMICKEHSAGTKLEYRCEVCDLIKPREHFSKAALRRDEIICERCTAWTETQEPSVTPSPLETGHVSVEEENEGVWARDFANADFFGDTDALPRAPITGLGGLGLTELESTAEGTRANQILSEVLTRDGSTSSHSVVGAAGDTASVADEAMSTITRLPPHLAGKVSTKANSVVSSVATSNLKQHNELPPHLRGPGSISTASTVRKDREETAKARQVQYNAWDPTGKKHQAIKNLTVMSSSGASALSSADKSEYSNPNLIGDWSDVPNALEAEPATRGGNSKWPKSSELRIPQSEIKKQPVLVSTKAKNVDPEVARQRRMHYAESDDSDF, encoded by the exons ATgcccaacaagaacaaagGGGGCTATAAACC CCGGGCCCAGGGAACGACTCCCACCAGATTTCGATGCAAGGTCGGAGGAGAGTGGAAGCCACTCGCCGACTTCTCCAACAACCAGCAGAAGAATATCAAGTGGCAGCTCGAGAACCGCGAGAACGTCGATCCTGCGCACTGCGGAATGATCTGTAAGGAGCATTCTGCCGGCACCAAGTTGGAATACCGCTGCGAGGTGTGCGACCTCATCAAGCCCCGCGAGCACTTCAGCAAAGCCGCTCTCCGCCGCGACGAAATC ATTTGTGAGAGATGCACCGCCTGGACCGAGACCCAGGAGCCCAGTGTTACGCCTTCGCCCTTGGAGACGGGCCATGTTTCCGTCGAGGAAGAAAACGAAGGTGTCTGGGCTCGCGATTTTGCCAACGCCGACTTCTTTGGCGACACTGATGCGCTTCCACGAGCTCCCATTACCGGCCTCGGAGGTCTCGGCCTGACTGAGTTGGAGAGCACTGCGGAGGGTACCCGGGCCAACCAGATCCTCTCCGAGGTGCTCACCCGCGATGGCTCGACTTCCTCGCACTCTGTTGTCGGTGCCGCCGGGGACACAGCAAGCGTCGCCGACGAGGCAATGTCGACCATCACCCGACTGCCTCCTCACCTGGCAGGCAAGGTCTCGACCAAAGCGAACTCTGTTGTGAGCTCCGTTGCGACATCCAACCTGAAACAGCACAACGAGCTGCCACCTCACCTCCGAGGCCCTGGGAGCATTTCAACTGCGAGCACCGTTCGGAAGGATCGAGAGGAAACGGCCAAAGCACGTCAGGTTCAGTACAATGCCTGGGATCCCACCGGAAAGAAGCACCAAGCCATCAAGAACCTGACTGTCATGTCCAGCAGCGGCGCATCTGCCTTGTCTTCGGCCGACAAGAGCGAGTATAGCAACCCCAACCTCATCGGCGACTGGAGCGATGTGCCCAACGCCCTCGAGGCGGAGCCGGCCACTCGAGGAGGGAACAGCAAATGGCCCAAGTCCAGCGAG CTCCGAATCCCCCAGTctgagatcaagaagcagccAGTGCTGGTCTCGACCAAGGCGAAGAATGTCGATCCCGAGGTCGCTCGCCAGCGCCGCATGCACTACGCCGAGTCGGATGATTCCGACTTTTAG
- a CDS encoding Beta-lactamase domain-containing protein, whose protein sequence is MEKLSSILQEHVAQGQDTTNKLLGAAFMVVNAKDVLFSGSSGRIDFDPDSRPFSTDTFTWMASMTKIITTTCFMQLVERGEIGLDDDVRPRIPELAKMQILRGFDDNDKPILDDNTKPITLRHLLTHTLGLGSDLADPDLMKWSKAVGRTDTILSWNREGINTPLKFAPGEGWYYGAATDWAGVLLEEITGETLGTYTQKNILEPLGIKDTGFWPEKLPQTADRTTVCTYREGETLKPGPLPPPKEHILESAGAGLYSTANDYATFFRGLLQGKLVKEETLQEMFSPQLNEAQAGILEMIAYNIGGQDAFAPEYPKGAKLNHGIGGVINMEDVPGKRRKGSLMWSGMCNSRWWIDREAGIAAALIVNVQPHGDPVVKSLYNELELEVYRCLGIQ, encoded by the exons ATGGAGAAGCTCAGCTCCATACTACAAGAGCACGtcgctcaaggacaagacaccaccaacaaacTCCTCGGGGCCGCTTTTATGGTTGTAAATGCAAAAG ATGTCCTCTTCTCTGGCTCTTCGGGGCGCATCGACTTTGACCCCGACTCAAGACCGTTCAGCACCGATACTTTCACCTGGATGGCTTCCATGACCaagatcatcaccaccacttgTTTCATGCAACTCGTCGAGCGTGGAGAGATAGGactggatgatgatgttcGACCTCGTATTCCAGAGCTCGCCAAGATGCAAATCCTCCGTGGCttcgacgacaacgacaagccTATTCTCGATGACAACACGAAACCTATCACGCTTCG CCACCTCCTCACCCAcaccctcggccttggctctGACCTCGCAGATCCAGATCTCATGAAGTGGTCCAAAGCTGTCGGCCGCACTGATACCATCCTCTCCTGGAACCGCGAGGGTATCAACACCCCCCTCAAGTTTGCACCCGGTGAAGGCTGGTATTACGGCGCCGCGACGGACTGGGCCGGCgtcctcctcgaggagatCACGGGTGAAACCTTGGGCACCTACACACAGAAGAACATCCTCGAGCCACTGGGCATCAAGGACACAGGATTCTGGCCCGAGAAGCTTCCCCAGACGGCGGACCGCACTACCGTGTGTACATACCGTGAGGGCGAGACACTTAAGCCCGGTCCCCTACCTCCACCGAAGGAACACATCCTCGAAAGTGCCGGCGCAGGCCTGTACTCGACAGCAAACGACTACGCTACCTTCTTCCGGGGGTTACTGCAAGGGAAACTTGTCAAGGAGGAGACTTTGCAGGAGATGTTTTCTCCGCAGCTCAACGAGGCACAGGCTGGCATTCTAGAGATGATTGCGTACAACATTGGCGGCCAAGATGCTTTCGCTCCTGAATACCCCAAGGGGGCGAAGCTAAACCATGGGATTGGAGGTGTCATAAACATGGAGGATGTGCCTGGGAAGAGACGCAAGGGCAGTTTAATGTGGAGTGGCATGTGCAACAGCAGATGG TGGATTGACAGAGAAGCCGGTATTGCGGCTGCTTTGATCGTCAATGTGCAGCCACATGGCGATCCAGTCGTCAAGAGCCTGTATAACGAGCTCGAGTTGGAGGTTTATCGATGTTTGGGCATACAGTAG
- a CDS encoding Nudix hydrolase domain-containing protein, translating to MTKLLDLVTQIDNAPLNFETAHHPYYRLYLAPDPRPHGYILPDTVSRMPWPADFTVSHDDRSVTLSAPPPGETLTTHANTAFQKAVDGAIDGDLFPILHREHSEPFLVVGARSFVQIERFAAPLFGIATRGAHMTGYARGTDGKIKIWVARRSRHLFSYPGLLDSTVAGGIKASNTPLECILAESVEEACLPVDLVSSKVQAAGAVTLANINERSGLHHSDILYVYDLEIPDDVVPKPGDDEVEEFVLMECSEVVKRMLAGEFKPNVCPVLIDFLVRHGEITAENEEDFAEIQARLRRKISVPMESDEI from the exons ATGACCAAGCTTCTCGACCTCGTCACCCAAATCGACAA TGCCCCGTTGAACTTTGAGACGGCTCACCATCCCTACTACCGCCTCTATCTCGCCCCggatcctcgtcctcatggCTACATACTCCCCGACACCGTCTCGCGCATGCCGTGGCCCGCAGACTTTACCGTCAGCCACGACGACCGCTCCGTGACGCTGTCGGCGCCTCCTCCGGGAGAAACACTCACGACGCATGCCAACACTGCCTTTCAAAAGGCTGTGGACGGTGCCATTGACGGCGACCTGTTTCCCATTCTGCACCGGGAGCACAGCGAGCCTTTCCTTGTTGTCGGAGCTAGGAGTTTTGTTCAGATTGAGCGTTTTGCAGCACCATTGTTTGGTATCGCTACTCGTGGTGCCCACATGACGGGCTATGCTCGTGGTACGGATGGTAAGATCAAGATTTGGGTTGCGCGTCGAAGCCGTCATCTCTTTAGTTACCCAGGCCTCCTCGATAGCACCGTCGCGGGCGGTATCAAGGCAAGCAACACACCCCTCGAATGCATACTCGCCGAGTCGGTAGAGGAAGCCTGTCTCCCCGTGGACCTCGTCTCATCCAAAGTTCAAGCCGCCGGCGCCGTGACGCTAGCCAACATTAACGAGCGCTCTGGACTACACCACTCCGATATTCTCTACGTCTACGACCTCGAGATTCCAGACGATGTAGTCCCAAAGCCGGGGGAcgacgaggttgaagagTTTGTGTTGATGGAGTGCAGCGAGGTCGTGAAGCGGATGCTAGCCGGCGAGTTCAAGCCGAATGTGTGCCCGGTGTTGATTGACTTCTTGGTGAGGCATGGAGAGATCACGGCCGAGAATGAAGAGGACTTTGCAGAGATTCAGGCTCGACTGAGGAGAAAGATTTCTGTGCCCATGGAGTCGGATGAGATATAG